A portion of the Trachemys scripta elegans isolate TJP31775 chromosome 9, CAS_Tse_1.0, whole genome shotgun sequence genome contains these proteins:
- the LOC117882964 gene encoding disintegrin and metalloproteinase domain-containing protein 20-like, with translation MAAAGPLWAGFSMPLLLGSLLPSAGRGGTTGLPRYQVTVPRRLAPPAGRETEGQVSYQLQVGGRLLVAHLQQKGLFLAGHLPVFTYERGELVTSQPFIPSHCYYEGYVEGAPESLVVLSTCSGGLRGLLRLEGMSYGIEPIKASPTCQHLLYRLGEVGGTPASCGVTTEELQHQGTKIQDAGPTVAARHHRWTHATYIEFCVVVEKEQFILYRRNESLLTNQVLEVINMVDSFYRALGAHVILVGLEIWTENNLITLPDTIGNALTEFNRWRNDVLYRRLQHDAGQLFMAKIYRGRAGRAYVGGICLVTDAASIVTWRFASVPFFSVTVAHELGHNLGMYHDHDKCHCNRTVGCIMAAVHVITDQFSDCSCEVYFNLLRDGAGFCLYNIPAPSKIFRRKHCGNKVVEGEEECDCGSELECKKDLCCQSTCKLKPGMVCAFGKCCKKCQILAEGKLCRPAVDECDLPEYCNGTSKWCQDDVYVQDGTPCSDRGYCYRGSCHNHNKQCADIFGIGAQKAPLSCFSNLNTRGDRFGNCGGGETGANYKKCKISDVLCGRIQCKNVKKIPPLKEHSTVVQTPMGHIWCWGTDHHAGTDVIDTGAVKDGTICGNGKICLSRTCTSVLHLNLDCDAKKKCNSRGVCTNTKNCHCNYGWAPPDCKFRGYGGSIDSGPVPVSKPMVSIWNSSLGNVIWIIIGISFVPVIVAVLRKTVWMKAFRRLNVTQRKQTAAASAGDRQSHYKNGSISSKK, from the coding sequence ATGGCGGCAGCAGGGCCGCTGTGGGCGGGCTTTTCCATGCCGCTGCTGCTGGGGTCCCTCCTGCCCAGCGCGGGCCGTGGTGGGACTACAGGGCTTCCCCGCTACCAGGTGACGGTGCCTCGGCGGCTGGCGCCTCCTGCGGGCCGGGAGACCGAGGGGCAGGTGTCCTACCAGCTGCAGGTGGGTGGGAGGCTTCTGGTTGCTCACCTGCAGCAGAAGGGCCTGTTCCTGGCCGGCCACCTCCCTGTGTTTACCTACGAGCGGGGTGAGCTGGTGACGAGCCAGCCCTTCATCCCAAGCCACTGCTACTAtgagggctacgtggagggtgcCCCAGAGTCACtggtggtgctcagcacctgctctGGGGGGCTGCGGGGACTGCTGCGCCTCGAGGGGATGAGCTACGGGATCGAGCCCATCAAGGCCTCCCCCACCTGCCAGCACCTCCTCTATCggctgggggaagtggggggcacGCCTGCCTCATGTGGGGTGACCACTGAGGAGCTGCAACACCAAGGAACCAAGATCCAGGACGCGGGGCCCACTGTGGCAGCCAGACATCACAGATGGACACATGCCACATATATTGAGTTCTGTGTGGTGGTGGAGAAAGAGCAGTTCATCCTTTATAGAAGGAATGAAAGCCTCCTGACTAACCAGGTCCTTGAAGTGATCAATATGGTGGACTCCTTTTATCGTGCTCTGGGGGCTCATGTCATCCTGGTTGGACTAGAGATCTGGACAGAAAACAACCTCATCACATTACCCGATACTATAGGCAATGCTCTTACTGAATTTAACCGTTGGAGGAATGATGTGCTCTATCGTCGCCTGCAGCATGATGCTGGACAGCTATTTATGGCTAAAATATACAGAGGGCGTGCTGGGAGGGCATATGTAGGAGGCATCTGCCTTGTGACCGATGCAGCATCTATTGTCACGTGGCGTTTTGCTTCTGTGccatttttttcagtcactgTTGCACATGAGTTGGGTCATAATCTTGGCATGTATCATGACCATGATAAATGTCATTGTAACAGAACTGTTGGCTGCATCATGGCTGCTGTGCATGTAATTACTGATCAGTTCAGTGACTGCAGTTGTGAAGTATATTTTAATCTCCTCCGTGATGGCGCTGGATTCTGCCTATATAACATCCCAGCGCCCAGCAAAATATTTAGGAGGAAGCACTGTGGTAACAAGGTtgtggaaggggaagaggaatgtGATTGTGGCTCAGAACTGGAATGCAAAAAAGACTTGTGTTGTCAGTCCACATGCAAACTGAAACCAGGTATGGTTTGTGCTTTTGGAAAGTGCTGTAAAAAGTGTCAAATTCTTGCTGAAGGAAAACTATGCAGACCAGCTGTTGATGAGTGTGACCTTCCTGAGTATTGCAATGGGACTTCAAAGTGGTGCCAAGATGATGTGTATGTACAAGATGGAACTCCATGCAGTGACAGGGGCTACTGTTATCGGGGAAGCTGCCATAACCACAATAAACAATGTGCAGATATCTTTGGAATAGGGGCACAAAAAGCCCCTCTAAGTTGCTTCAGTAACCTGAACACGCGAGGTGACCGGTTTGGCaattgtggtggtggtgaaaCTGGAGCAAattacaaaaaatgtaaaatcagTGATGTCTTGTGTGGAAGGATTcagtgtaaaaatgtaaaaaaaataccTCCTTTGAAGGAACATAGTACTGTTGTACAAACGCCCATGGGTCATATCTGGTGTTGGGGTACAGACCATCATGCTGGGACTGATGTAATTGATACTGGGGCAGTGAAAGATGGCACGATTTGTGGTAATGGGAAAATTTGCCTTAGTAGGACATGTACAAGTGTGTTGCATTTGAATTTAGATTGTGACGCTAAGAAAAAATGCAACAGTAGGGGAGTATGCACCAATACTAAAAATTGCCACTGTAACTATGGGTGGGCCCCTCCAGACTGTAAATTCCGAGGATATGGAGGAAGCATTGACAGTGGACCTGTTCCAGTGTCTAAGCCTATGGTAAGTATATGGAACAGCAGTTTGGGTAATGTTATCTGGATAATAATTGGCATCAGTTTTGTTCCTGTCATTGTTGCAGTACTTAGAAAAACTGTATGGATGAAAGCGTTTAGAAGGCTAAATGTCACACAGAGAAAacaaactgctgctgcttctgctggtgATAGACAGAGCCACTATAAGAATGGCAGCATTAGTTCAAAAAAGTAA